In Pseudomonas deceptionensis, a single window of DNA contains:
- a CDS encoding 4'-phosphopantetheinyl transferase family protein, producing MNRLPALPACCTPLRADWPLPFALPGSVWLSTDFSPTQLAADDFARSAITMPASIQRSVAKRQAEFLAGRLCARAALLQLDGTCTVPAIGEDRAPVWPAHISGAITHSNGRAGALVALKSEWQGLGIDLEKLLSTERAQRLAKEILTPDERLRMAAVPAEQIALLVTLTFSVKESLFKALFPLVQKRFYFEHAEVLGWAEDGHVRLRLLTDLSPEWQHGRELDAQFCLFEGQVLSVVAIKAGTPSAA from the coding sequence ATGAACCGACTTCCCGCCTTGCCTGCCTGCTGCACGCCACTGCGTGCCGACTGGCCGTTGCCCTTCGCGCTGCCCGGCAGCGTGTGGCTCAGTACCGATTTCAGCCCCACGCAACTTGCAGCCGATGATTTTGCGCGCAGTGCCATCACCATGCCTGCGAGTATTCAACGCTCGGTTGCAAAGCGCCAAGCCGAATTTTTGGCCGGGCGCCTCTGCGCCCGCGCCGCTCTGCTACAACTGGACGGCACCTGTACCGTACCCGCCATCGGTGAAGACCGCGCCCCCGTCTGGCCAGCCCATATCAGCGGCGCCATCACTCACAGCAATGGCCGTGCTGGCGCGCTGGTAGCCCTTAAAAGCGAATGGCAGGGGCTGGGCATCGATCTGGAAAAACTGCTCAGCACTGAGCGCGCCCAGCGCCTGGCCAAGGAAATCCTCACCCCTGATGAACGTTTGCGTATGGCCGCCGTCCCTGCCGAACAGATCGCGCTGCTGGTCACCCTGACCTTCTCGGTCAAGGAAAGCCTGTTCAAGGCGCTGTTCCCCCTGGTGCAAAAACGCTTCTACTTTGAACACGCCGAAGTGCTTGGCTGGGCAGAAGACGGCCATGTGCGCCTGCGCCTGCTCACTGACCTGTCGCCTGAATGGCAACACGGTCGTGAGCTGGATGCGCAGTTTTGTCTGTTTGAAGGGCAAGTGTTGAGTGTCGTGGCGATCAAAGCGGGAACACCTTCTGCCGCCTGA
- a CDS encoding response regulator has translation MKLLVVEDEALLRHHLQTRLTENGHVVEAVANAEEALYQTEQFNHDLAMIDLGLPGLGGLELIRELRKRGKTFPILILTARGNWQDKVEGLAAGADDYVVKPFQFEELEARLNALLRRSSGFTQSTIVAGALVLDINRKQAVLDDEPLALTAYEYRILEYLMRHHQQVVAKDRLMEQLYPDDEERDPNVIEVLVGRLRRKLEGANGFKPIDTVRGLGYLFTERCR, from the coding sequence ATGAAATTGCTGGTGGTTGAAGATGAGGCGTTGCTGCGCCATCACTTGCAAACCCGTCTGACAGAAAACGGCCATGTGGTTGAGGCGGTGGCCAATGCTGAAGAGGCGTTGTACCAGACCGAGCAGTTCAACCATGACCTGGCGATGATCGATCTTGGTTTGCCGGGTTTGGGCGGGCTTGAGCTGATTCGCGAGTTGCGCAAGCGCGGCAAGACTTTTCCGATTTTGATTCTCACCGCTCGCGGTAACTGGCAAGACAAAGTTGAGGGCCTGGCCGCCGGTGCCGACGATTATGTGGTCAAGCCTTTCCAGTTCGAGGAGCTGGAGGCACGTCTGAATGCGTTGCTGCGCCGCTCCAGCGGTTTTACCCAGTCGACCATCGTGGCGGGTGCGCTGGTGCTGGACATCAACCGCAAGCAAGCAGTGCTCGATGATGAGCCGCTGGCACTCACCGCTTATGAGTACCGGATTCTTGAATACCTGATGCGCCATCACCAGCAAGTGGTGGCCAAGGACCGACTGATGGAGCAGCTGTACCCGGATGACGAGGAACGTGATCCGAATGTGATCGAGGTGCTGGTCGGGCGCCTGCGACGCAAGCTTGAGGGGGCAAACGGCTTTAAGCCAATCGATACGGTGCGCGGTCTGGGGTACCTGTTTACTGAGCGCTGCCGATGA
- a CDS encoding ATP-binding protein — protein MIRSLRVRLMLAATLLAVLFMLALLPAMQGAFSLALKDAIEQRLASDVTTLISAAKMEKNRLKMPALLPDEEFNLPDSRLLGYIYDREGHLVWRSRATQEEAINYQPRYDGRGNEFASIREDNGREFFVYDVEVKLLGGKSAAFSFVALQPMREYNLTLDGLRENLYLGFGAALIVLLSLLWIGLTWGLRALRRLSQELDEIETGKRDSLSEQHPRELLRLTGSLNRLLHSEREQRTRYRDSLDDLAHSLKTPLAVLQGVSESMAQRPTEREQAWVLQSQIERMNQQISYQLQRASLRKSGLVRHQVELLPVVQSLCNTLGKVYRDKQVKVSYDIPELSHVPIEQNALLELLGNLLENAYRLCLGQVRISLHRNAHGIEVCVEDDGPGVPEDQRARILQRGERLDRQHPGQGIGLAVVKDIIESYDARLTLNDSALGGAAFRIYFPTL, from the coding sequence ATGATTCGTTCGCTTCGCGTTCGATTGATGCTGGCGGCAACCTTGTTGGCCGTGTTGTTTATGCTGGCGCTGCTGCCAGCGATGCAGGGAGCGTTCAGTCTGGCGCTCAAGGACGCCATTGAGCAGCGTTTGGCGTCGGATGTCACCACGCTGATTTCAGCGGCAAAAATGGAGAAAAACCGTCTTAAAATGCCGGCCCTGCTGCCGGACGAAGAGTTCAACCTGCCGGACAGTCGCCTGCTCGGCTATATCTATGACCGCGAGGGGCATCTGGTGTGGCGCTCGCGGGCCACACAGGAAGAAGCCATCAACTACCAACCGCGCTATGACGGGCGTGGCAATGAGTTTGCGAGCATTCGCGAAGACAACGGCAGAGAGTTCTTTGTCTATGACGTCGAGGTCAAACTGTTGGGGGGCAAGAGTGCCGCCTTCAGCTTTGTGGCCTTGCAACCGATGCGTGAATACAACCTGACACTCGACGGGTTGCGGGAAAATCTTTATCTGGGATTCGGTGCGGCCTTGATTGTGCTGCTTTCGTTGCTATGGATTGGTCTGACGTGGGGGTTACGTGCCTTGCGACGTTTGAGTCAGGAACTGGATGAAATTGAAACCGGCAAGCGCGACAGCCTCAGCGAGCAGCACCCTCGGGAGTTGCTGCGCCTGACCGGCTCGTTGAACCGCTTGTTGCACAGCGAGCGCGAGCAGCGTACCCGTTATCGTGACTCGCTAGACGACCTGGCCCACAGCCTGAAAACACCCTTGGCGGTGCTGCAGGGCGTGAGTGAAAGCATGGCCCAGCGCCCTACAGAGCGCGAGCAAGCCTGGGTGCTGCAAAGTCAGATCGAGCGCATGAACCAGCAAATCAGCTATCAACTGCAACGTGCCAGCCTGCGCAAGAGTGGTCTGGTACGCCATCAGGTCGAGTTGCTGCCCGTGGTGCAAAGCCTGTGCAACACGCTTGGCAAGGTGTACCGCGACAAGCAGGTCAAGGTCAGCTACGACATCCCGGAGCTGAGCCACGTGCCGATCGAGCAAAATGCCTTGCTGGAGTTGCTGGGCAACTTGCTGGAAAACGCCTATCGCTTGTGTCTGGGGCAAGTGCGCATCAGCCTGCATCGCAATGCCCACGGGATAGAAGTGTGCGTGGAAGATGACGGCCCCGGCGTACCGGAGGATCAACGCGCGCGGATCCTTCAGCGCGGCGAGCGCCTGGACCGCCAGCACCCGGGGCAGGGCATCGGTTTGGCAGTGGTCAAGGACATCATTGAAAGCTATGACGCCCGGCTGACCCTGAATGACTCGGCACTCGGCGGGGCAGCGTTCCGGATTTATTTCCCTACCCTGTGA
- a CDS encoding dicarboxylate/amino acid:cation symporter, with protein sequence MTTRQPLYKSLYVQVIVAIAIGILLGHFYPQTGVALKPLGDGFIKLIKMVIAPIIFCTVVSGIAGMQSMKSVGKTGGYALLYFEVVSTIALLIGLVVVNVVQPGAGMHIDVATLDASKVAAYVTAGADQSIVGFILNVIPSTIVGAFANGDILQVLMFSVIFGFALHRLGAYGKPVLDFIDRFAHVMFNIINMIMKLAPLGALGAMAFTIGAYGVGSLVQLGQLMICFYITCVLFVLIVLGGIARAHGFSVLKLIRYIREELLIVLGTSSSESALPRMLVKMERLGAKKSVVGLVIPTGYSFNLDGTSIYLTMAAVFIAQATDTQMDITHQITLLLVLLLSSKGAAGVTGSGFIVLAATLSAVGHLPVAGLALILGIDRFMSEARALTNLIGNAVATLVVAKWVKELDVNQLQVELDSGGRPLGDTRPEDDLGVAEGPAPVLLK encoded by the coding sequence ATGACGACTCGTCAGCCACTGTACAAATCCCTGTATGTGCAAGTAATCGTAGCGATCGCTATCGGTATTTTGCTTGGCCATTTCTACCCGCAAACCGGTGTTGCACTCAAACCGCTGGGTGATGGTTTTATCAAACTGATCAAGATGGTCATCGCCCCCATTATTTTCTGTACGGTGGTGAGCGGTATTGCCGGCATGCAGAGCATGAAGTCGGTCGGCAAGACCGGCGGCTATGCGTTGCTCTATTTTGAAGTGGTATCGACCATTGCCCTGTTGATCGGGCTGGTAGTCGTCAACGTGGTTCAGCCCGGCGCTGGCATGCACATTGATGTTGCCACGCTGGACGCCTCCAAAGTGGCGGCCTACGTTACCGCAGGCGCAGACCAGAGCATCGTTGGCTTCATCCTCAACGTGATCCCGTCGACCATTGTGGGTGCCTTTGCCAACGGCGACATCCTGCAAGTCTTGATGTTCTCGGTGATCTTCGGTTTCGCCCTGCATCGCCTGGGTGCTTACGGCAAGCCGGTGCTGGACTTCATCGACCGCTTCGCTCACGTGATGTTCAACATCATCAACATGATCATGAAGCTGGCGCCACTCGGCGCGCTGGGTGCAATGGCCTTCACCATCGGCGCCTACGGCGTGGGTTCGCTGGTGCAGTTGGGGCAGTTGATGATCTGCTTCTACATCACCTGCGTGCTGTTCGTGCTGATTGTACTGGGCGGCATCGCTCGCGCTCACGGCTTTAGCGTACTCAAGCTGATTCGCTACATCCGTGAAGAACTGCTGATCGTTCTGGGGACCTCCTCTTCGGAATCGGCCCTGCCGCGCATGCTGGTGAAAATGGAGCGTCTGGGCGCGAAGAAGTCGGTCGTTGGTCTGGTGATCCCGACGGGCTACTCGTTCAACCTGGACGGTACTTCGATCTACCTGACCATGGCGGCCGTGTTTATCGCTCAGGCGACTGACACCCAAATGGACATCACGCACCAGATCACTCTGCTGCTGGTGCTGTTGCTGTCGTCTAAAGGCGCTGCGGGTGTGACCGGTAGTGGTTTCATCGTGTTGGCGGCAACCCTGTCGGCTGTAGGCCATTTGCCGGTAGCTGGCCTGGCGCTGATCCTGGGTATCGACCGCTTCATGTCTGAAGCCCGCGCCCTGACCAACCTGATCGGTAACGCAGTGGCGACCCTGGTTGTGGCCAAGTGGGTGAAAGAGCTGGACGTTAACCAGCTGCAAGTAGAGCTGGATTCCGGTGGTCGTCCACTGGGTGACACCCGCCCTGAAGATGACCTGGGTGTGGCCGAAGGCCCGGCCCCGGTGTTGCTCAAGTAA
- a CDS encoding SprT family zinc-dependent metalloprotease, producing the protein MPELLNTRVEDCFQQAEVFFKRPFKRPVVSFKLRGQKAGVAHLHENLLRFNAQLYRENSEDFLKQTVAHEVAHLIAHQLFGDRITPHGEEWQLIMRGVYELAPNRCHTYTIKRRSATRYIYRCPCPDSDFPFSAQRHALVKQGRGYLCRRCRQTLVFSGQTRVE; encoded by the coding sequence ATGCCCGAGTTGCTCAATACCCGCGTCGAAGACTGTTTCCAACAGGCCGAAGTGTTTTTCAAACGCCCCTTCAAACGCCCCGTGGTCAGCTTCAAGCTGCGCGGACAAAAAGCCGGCGTGGCCCATCTGCATGAAAACCTGCTGCGTTTCAATGCGCAGCTGTACCGCGAAAACAGCGAAGACTTCCTCAAGCAAACCGTCGCCCACGAAGTCGCGCACCTGATAGCCCATCAACTGTTTGGCGACCGCATCACACCCCACGGTGAAGAGTGGCAGCTGATCATGCGCGGTGTGTATGAACTGGCGCCCAATCGCTGCCACACCTACACAATCAAACGCCGCAGCGCCACGCGCTATATCTACCGTTGCCCATGCCCGGACAGCGACTTCCCGTTCTCGGCCCAGCGTCACGCCCTGGTCAAGCAGGGTCGCGGCTACCTATGCCGACGCTGCCGTCAGACGCTGGTGTTCAGCGGCCAGACCCGGGTCGAATAA
- a CDS encoding Yip1 family protein, translated as MIHHVVGLFTHPDQEWREIRSDAEESIGHMYLTHTLILAAIPAISAFIGTTQVGWVIGSRAPVMLTLDSALWMTLMSYVAMLAGVGVMGAFVHWMARTYDAQPSLRRCVAFATYTATPLFIGGLAALYPHMWLGMMVGTAAICYTVYLLYVGLPTFMSIDPDEGFLFSSSVLAVGLVVLVAIMAFTVIVWGLGVGPVYTN; from the coding sequence ATGATCCATCACGTTGTGGGCCTTTTTACCCACCCCGATCAAGAATGGCGTGAGATCCGTAGCGATGCCGAAGAAAGCATCGGCCATATGTACCTCACTCACACATTGATCCTGGCCGCGATACCGGCCATTTCCGCGTTTATCGGTACAACACAGGTGGGCTGGGTTATCGGCAGTCGCGCGCCGGTGATGCTGACCCTGGACAGCGCACTGTGGATGACCCTCATGTCTTATGTCGCCATGCTGGCGGGCGTCGGCGTGATGGGCGCATTCGTTCACTGGATGGCCCGCACATACGATGCACAACCGAGCCTGCGGCGTTGCGTGGCCTTTGCCACCTACACCGCCACACCGCTGTTCATCGGCGGGCTGGCAGCGCTGTATCCGCATATGTGGCTGGGCATGATGGTAGGCACTGCCGCCATTTGCTACACGGTGTACTTGTTGTACGTGGGCCTGCCGACGTTCATGAGTATCGACCCGGACGAAGGCTTTCTGTTTTCAAGCTCGGTACTGGCGGTGGGCCTGGTGGTACTGGTGGCGATCATGGCGTTTACCGTGATTGTCTGGGGGCTGGGCGTAGGACCGGTGTATACCAACTAA
- the ttcA gene encoding tRNA 2-thiocytidine(32) synthetase TtcA, with protein MGTHSVSQIKLQKRLRRLTGEAVADFKMIEHGDRVMVCLSGGKDSYTLLDVLLHLQKVAPIQFEIVAVNMDQKQPGFPEDVLPAYLKSLGVEYHIVEKDTYSLVKELIPEGKTTCSLCSRLRRGTLYTFADKIGATKMALGHHRDDIVETFFLNMFFNGTLKAMPPKLRSDDGRNVVIRPLAYCNEKDIQAYSDLQQFPIIPCNLCGSQENLQRQVVKDMLQDWDRKTPGRTESIFRSLQNVIPSQLADRNLYDFASLKIDESAASRFVDVLNL; from the coding sequence ATGGGCACTCATTCGGTCTCTCAAATCAAACTCCAGAAACGCCTGCGTCGCTTGACCGGTGAGGCGGTGGCCGACTTCAAAATGATTGAGCACGGCGACAGGGTGATGGTTTGCCTGTCGGGCGGCAAGGACAGCTACACCTTGCTCGATGTGCTGCTGCACCTGCAAAAGGTCGCGCCCATCCAGTTCGAGATCGTGGCGGTGAACATGGACCAGAAGCAGCCGGGTTTCCCCGAGGACGTGCTGCCGGCCTACCTCAAGTCGCTGGGCGTGGAATACCACATAGTTGAAAAAGACACTTACTCGCTGGTCAAGGAACTGATCCCCGAAGGCAAGACCACCTGTTCGCTGTGTTCGCGCTTGCGCCGGGGCACCCTGTACACCTTTGCCGACAAGATCGGCGCGACCAAGATGGCCCTGGGGCATCATCGGGACGACATCGTTGAAACCTTCTTTCTCAACATGTTCTTCAACGGCACCCTCAAGGCGATGCCGCCCAAGCTGCGCTCCGATGACGGGCGCAACGTGGTGATCCGGCCGCTGGCGTACTGCAACGAGAAGGACATCCAGGCCTACTCCGACCTGCAGCAGTTCCCGATCATTCCATGCAACCTGTGTGGCTCGCAGGAGAACCTGCAGCGCCAGGTCGTCAAGGACATGCTCCAGGACTGGGATCGCAAGACGCCGGGCCGCACCGAGAGTATCTTTCGCAGTTTGCAGAATGTTATCCCGTCGCAATTGGCGGACCGTAACCTGTATGACTTTGCCAGCCTGAAGATCGACGAAAGTGCCGCCTCGCGGTTCGTCGATGTGCTGAACCTGTAA
- a CDS encoding DNA-3-methyladenine glycosylase I, translating to MRDYKWLHEYCLNRFGSSAALEAELPVPRTPEQLRRISDDRYLSTLALRVFRAGLKHSVVDAKWPVFEEVFFGFDPEKVVLMGAEHLERLMQDARIIRHLGKLKSVPRNAQMVLDIAHEHGSFGAFIAQWPVTDIVGLWKYLAKHGHQLGGLSAPRFLRMVGKDTFVPSYDVVAALNAQKLVDKAPTSLRDLAIVQNAFNQWHAESGRPMCQLSQMLAFTVNH from the coding sequence ATGCGCGACTACAAATGGCTGCACGAGTACTGTTTGAACCGCTTTGGTTCGTCAGCCGCTCTGGAAGCCGAATTGCCCGTTCCGAGAACCCCGGAACAATTGCGTCGGATCAGTGATGACCGCTACCTGTCGACCCTTGCCCTGCGAGTCTTTCGTGCCGGGCTCAAGCACAGCGTGGTGGATGCCAAGTGGCCGGTGTTTGAAGAGGTGTTCTTTGGTTTTGACCCGGAAAAAGTCGTGCTCATGGGCGCCGAGCATCTGGAGCGGCTGATGCAGGATGCGCGGATCATTCGCCATCTGGGCAAGCTTAAAAGCGTGCCGCGCAATGCGCAGATGGTGCTCGATATCGCTCACGAACACGGCAGCTTTGGCGCGTTCATCGCGCAGTGGCCGGTGACTGATATCGTGGGTTTGTGGAAATACCTGGCCAAACATGGGCATCAGTTGGGCGGTTTGTCGGCGCCCCGGTTCTTGCGCATGGTGGGCAAGGACACCTTCGTGCCGAGCTATGACGTGGTGGCCGCGTTGAACGCGCAGAAACTGGTGGACAAGGCCCCTACCAGCCTGCGGGACCTGGCGATCGTGCAGAACGCCTTTAACCAGTGGCACGCCGAAAGTGGCCGACCCATGTGCCAGTTGTCACAGATGCTGGCGTTTACCGTGAACCACTAA
- a CDS encoding DUF2069 domain-containing protein — protein sequence MAKKPKVLPSIEWLEPRVRLMRALSLVCFFGLIGLLTAYYLMFADLHGARPWVILLIELVPLMLLVPGMLKGSARGHSFTCYVVNLYLIKGALAAFDPNRQVFGLLEIAASVAVFVSAMLYVRWRYQLDRRLAGEGA from the coding sequence GTGGCTAAAAAGCCCAAAGTGTTGCCGTCCATCGAATGGCTGGAGCCGCGGGTGCGGCTGATGCGCGCCTTGAGCTTGGTGTGTTTTTTCGGTCTGATCGGCTTGTTGACCGCGTATTACCTGATGTTTGCCGACCTGCACGGCGCACGCCCGTGGGTGATTTTGCTGATTGAACTGGTGCCGTTGATGCTGCTGGTACCGGGCATGCTCAAAGGCAGTGCGCGGGGGCACTCGTTCACCTGCTACGTGGTCAACCTGTACCTGATCAAGGGAGCGCTGGCTGCGTTCGACCCAAACCGCCAGGTGTTCGGTCTGCTGGAAATTGCCGCCAGCGTGGCGGTGTTTGTCAGCGCCATGCTGTATGTGCGCTGGCGCTACCAGCTGGATCGCCGATTGGCGGGTGAAGGCGCGTAG
- the wrbA gene encoding NAD(P)H:quinone oxidoreductase, protein MSAPYILVLYYSRNGSTSEMARQIARGIEQGGLEARLRTVPAISTECEAVAPSIPAEGAMYASLDDLKNCAGLAMGSPTRFGNMAAPLKYFLDGTSNLWLTGALVGKPAGVFTSTASLHGGQESTLLSMLLPLMHHGMLVTGLPYSESALLHTTAGGTPYGPSHHAGADGKRGLDENEVILCRALGQRLATIALKLENTRG, encoded by the coding sequence GTGAGCGCGCCCTACATTCTGGTTCTGTATTACAGCCGCAATGGTTCGACCAGCGAGATGGCCCGGCAAATCGCCCGTGGTATCGAGCAAGGTGGCCTGGAAGCTCGCCTGCGCACCGTACCCGCCATCTCCACCGAGTGCGAAGCCGTTGCCCCGAGCATCCCGGCCGAAGGCGCCATGTACGCCAGCCTCGACGACCTGAAAAACTGCGCAGGCCTGGCCATGGGCAGCCCGACCCGCTTCGGCAATATGGCGGCACCGCTTAAATACTTTCTGGATGGCACCAGCAACCTGTGGCTGACCGGCGCCCTGGTCGGCAAACCGGCCGGTGTGTTCACCTCGACTGCCAGCCTGCACGGCGGCCAGGAAAGCACCCTGCTGTCGATGCTGCTGCCGTTGATGCACCACGGCATGCTGGTCACAGGCCTGCCCTACAGCGAATCGGCCTTGCTGCACACCACGGCAGGCGGCACGCCTTACGGCCCTAGCCATCACGCAGGTGCCGACGGCAAACGCGGGCTGGACGAAAACGAAGTCATCTTGTGCCGGGCCCTGGGTCAGCGCCTGGCCACCATCGCCCTGAAACTGGAGAACACCCGTGGCTAA
- the arsC gene encoding arsenate reductase (glutaredoxin) (This arsenate reductase requires both glutathione and glutaredoxin to convert arsenate to arsenite, after which the efflux transporter formed by ArsA and ArsB can extrude the arsenite from the cell, providing resistance.) codes for MTDLTLYHNPRCSKSRGALELLEARGLTPTVVRYLDTPPDAPQLRDLLAKLGISARQLLRSGEEEYKTLNLADSSLSEAQLIDAMAAHPKLIERPILVAGDKAVIGRPPEKVLEILP; via the coding sequence ATGACCGATCTGACGCTTTATCACAACCCGCGCTGCTCGAAATCGCGCGGTGCGCTCGAACTTCTCGAAGCCCGGGGCCTGACACCCACGGTGGTGCGTTACCTCGACACGCCGCCGGACGCCCCGCAACTGCGCGACCTGCTGGCCAAACTGGGCATCAGCGCACGTCAACTGCTGCGCAGCGGCGAGGAAGAGTATAAAACCCTCAACCTGGCAGACAGCAGCCTCAGCGAAGCGCAGTTGATCGACGCGATGGCCGCGCACCCCAAGCTGATCGAGCGCCCGATTCTGGTCGCCGGTGACAAAGCCGTTATTGGCCGTCCACCTGAAAAAGTCCTGGAGATCCTGCCGTGA
- a CDS encoding TlpA disulfide reductase family protein, translating to MLKRLMAVAAVTATLLLAGCGNDYGVDQHGQKIASERLDKQWKVINYWAEWCGPCRIEIPELNSLEKQLQGQSVGVFGVNFDGLQGKELSDASTALGITFTVLAQDPAEAFDLPRSEALPVTYIIDEKGKVRATLMGEQTAAGVLAKIKELRG from the coding sequence ATGTTAAAGCGACTCATGGCAGTAGCCGCCGTCACCGCCACCTTGCTGCTGGCGGGCTGCGGGAATGATTATGGGGTCGATCAGCACGGACAGAAGATCGCATCGGAGCGTCTGGACAAGCAATGGAAGGTCATCAACTACTGGGCCGAATGGTGCGGGCCGTGCCGGATTGAAATTCCTGAGCTCAATTCTCTGGAAAAACAGCTGCAGGGTCAGTCGGTAGGGGTGTTTGGGGTGAACTTCGATGGTTTGCAGGGCAAGGAGCTGAGCGACGCGAGCACCGCGCTGGGGATCACATTCACCGTGCTGGCGCAGGACCCGGCTGAAGCGTTTGATTTGCCGCGCAGTGAAGCATTGCCCGTGACCTACATCATTGATGAGAAGGGCAAGGTGCGTGCGACGTTGATGGGCGAGCAGACGGCGGCCGGCGTGTTGGCCAAGATCAAGGAATTGCGCGGCTAA
- a CDS encoding META domain-containing protein: MKHLTLLALLGASLAGCAGDPVKLQQNHTYVLEWIGERPLIDNSHLTVTLDDAGRAYGSGGCNHWFAPYTLDGDKLTFGGVGSTRKACAPALMEQEHRFFEALQTVQRWDISPIEQVRFWPAEGKPLRLWPE, encoded by the coding sequence ATGAAACACCTGACCCTGCTGGCATTGCTGGGCGCGAGCCTGGCAGGCTGCGCAGGTGATCCGGTCAAGTTGCAGCAGAACCACACCTACGTACTGGAGTGGATCGGCGAACGGCCCCTGATCGACAACAGCCACCTGACCGTAACCCTGGACGATGCTGGCCGGGCCTACGGCAGTGGCGGTTGTAATCACTGGTTCGCGCCTTACACCCTGGACGGCGACAAGCTGACCTTCGGTGGCGTGGGCAGCACCCGCAAAGCCTGTGCACCGGCGTTGATGGAGCAAGAGCATCGATTCTTCGAGGCCCTGCAAACCGTACAACGCTGGGACATCTCGCCGATCGAGCAGGTGCGTTTCTGGCCAGCTGAAGGCAAGCCGCTACGGCTATGGCCTGAATAG
- a CDS encoding 2-hydroxyacid dehydrogenase yields the protein MRTILFSSQTYDQDSFTAASQPDANELHFQPARLTLDTAALAHDYEVVCPFINDDLSAPVLEQLAAGRTRLIALRSAGYNHVDLPAAKRLGLSVVRVPAYSPHAVAEHAVALILALNRRLHRAYNRTREGDFTLHGLTGFDLVGKTVGVVGTGQIGATFGKIMAGFGCKLLCFDPYPNADLLALGAQYVSLPELLAGSHIISLHCPLTADNKHLINSTSLATLKHGAMLINTGRGALVNTPALIDALKSGQLGYLGLDVYEEEAQLFFEDRSDLPLQDDVLARLLTFPNVIITAHQAFLTREALSAIAGTTLNNIEAWKNGTPQNLIEG from the coding sequence ATGCGCACGATTCTTTTCAGCAGCCAGACCTATGACCAGGACAGTTTCACCGCGGCCTCGCAACCCGACGCCAATGAGTTGCACTTCCAGCCGGCGCGCCTGACCCTGGACACAGCAGCGCTTGCACATGACTACGAAGTCGTCTGCCCGTTTATCAATGATGACCTGAGCGCGCCGGTGCTGGAGCAACTGGCCGCTGGCCGCACACGGTTGATTGCCCTGCGCTCGGCCGGGTACAACCACGTGGACCTCCCTGCTGCAAAACGCCTGGGCCTGAGCGTGGTTCGGGTGCCGGCGTACTCCCCCCACGCGGTGGCCGAACATGCCGTGGCCCTGATTCTGGCGCTTAACCGGCGCTTGCACCGCGCCTACAACCGCACCCGCGAGGGCGACTTCACCCTGCACGGGCTGACCGGTTTCGATCTGGTGGGCAAAACCGTCGGCGTGGTCGGCACCGGCCAGATTGGCGCGACGTTCGGCAAGATCATGGCCGGCTTCGGCTGCAAGTTGCTGTGTTTTGATCCGTATCCAAATGCCGACCTGCTGGCACTGGGCGCGCAGTACGTCAGCCTGCCCGAGCTGCTGGCCGGCTCCCACATCATTTCCCTGCACTGCCCGCTGACGGCAGACAACAAGCACCTGATCAACAGCACCAGCCTGGCCACCCTCAAACACGGTGCCATGCTGATCAACACCGGGCGCGGCGCGCTGGTCAACACCCCGGCGCTGATCGACGCACTGAAAAGTGGTCAATTGGGCTATCTGGGGCTGGATGTCTATGAGGAAGAAGCCCAGCTGTTCTTCGAGGACCGCTCAGACCTGCCCTTGCAGGATGACGTGCTGGCGCGGCTGCTGACCTTCCCCAACGTGATCATCACCGCGCATCAGGCATTTCTGACCCGCGAAGCGCTGAGTGCGATTGCCGGCACCACGCTGAACAATATCGAGGCCTGGAAAAACGGTACTCCGCAAAACCTCATCGAAGGTTGA